TGTACTGCAGAAAAATGGCAGCCTATGCTCATGATGAAAAACTGTTGATTCACTTCTTCCAAGAAAGCTTAACTGGTGTGGCTTTGAGTTGGTACATGCGCTTAGAACCAGCTCACATCTGCTCATGGAAAGATCTGGTTGATGCATTCGTAAGGCAGTACAAATATAATAAGGACCTAAGACCTGACAGATTACAATTGCAGAACATGGTGAAGAACGAGTCTGAATCATTCAGAGAATATGCCCAAAGGTGGAGAGAAATTGTTGCTCAAGTAGAACCTCCTCTGAATGACAAGGAGATGACTACCATATTTCTGAATACTCTACAATCACCATTTTATGAGCACATGATAAGCAGTGTATCCTCAAGTTTTGCTGATATAGTTGTAATTGGAGAAAGAGTCGAGGGTGGCATAAGAAACGGGAAAATTGCACTAGTCCCAAATATGGTAGCGAGTCTGAATGAGTATGGACCTAGGCGCGAGAAAAATAGAGAACCAAAGACTAATTCGCATTTAACTGCCTATTCCCAGACATCACATTCTTATGGGTCCAATCGAGCCATAGAGCAGAGAAAGTACAATCGTAATGAGAAGGTCGTTAATTTCACTCCTATCCCCATGACCTATGCAAAGCTGCTGCCAGATCTGCTGCGCAACAACCTCATAAAAGTTTGTCCTACCAGGTCGGTACGACCTCTTTACCCGAAGAACTATGACATAAATGTCAGGTGTGATTATCATGAAGGAGCACGTGGGCATTCAATAGAGGCATGCAAGGCTTTAAAGCATAAAGTGCAATCTTTGATCGATTCAGGAtgtttaaagtttgaagaaagtcGATCCAATACTGTGGCAAGGCGAGAGTTCGCCTCTGCAAATGCCATGGACAAATGAAGAGGACTATAGGTCTATATAGGAAAGCATGGGTCATtgtaaaaaatgaaactaatgtTGCTTTGCTTATATTTTGGAATTGTCTTGTTGTAAGGGCTATGCTCATTGATATTGTGCTTTCGCCTATGACTTTTGATGTGAACATCCATTACGCAGTTTCTCCGAGGGTTACTGGCAATCATGTCTTAATAGGGTGTCGTGGATAAAGCGAAAGCCGCAAATAANaaaattgaaaaaacaaaaaaatgaaggaaatcttgagtcacttgtctttcttgcaaattttcaaactcttgttttctcgaaaatagcaaaaactagcaaaaaaaagaagggaaaatgataaaccaaaaacaaaagttgcagtgtcaggcttttccgaggtcaaatgttaaatcaaaaataacaatttgacattcctctcaagacgtttgtgcacatgttGCTTGAAAACCTTCACCCTTCAGTTTTCCCAAAAATAAAGGATCTTCCCAACAAACACTGTCAGTGCCCTCAGTAACAGAAACCCTTACACTGGGGCAAATTGGCTTGGTCAAAttttttctcgcttgcgctagttgggtgatccctgaatccacTGAGGCAAATAAGGGAACAAaagaattttccaaaaaaaaaaaaaaaaaaaaagaaaaaaaaaaaattttcaaaaaaaaaaaaaaaaaaaaaagagaagagaaaaacgACTTATGTTGAGGTCATCTAGTCGTAGAGNNNNNNNNNNNNNNNNNNNNNNNNNNNNNNNNNNNNNNNNNNNNNNNNNNNNNNNNNNNNNNNNNNNNNNNNNNNNNNNNNNNNNNNNNNNNNNNNNNNNNNNNNNNNNNNNNNNNNNNNNNNNNNNNNNNNNNNNNNNNNNNNNNNNNNNNNNNNNNNNNNNNNNNNNNNNNNNNNNNNNNNNNNNNNNNNNNNNNNNNNNNNNNNNNNNNNNNNNNNNNNNNNNNNNNNNNNNNNNNNNNNNNNNNNNNNNNNNNNNNNNNNNNNNNNNNNNNNNNNNNNNNNNNNNNNNNNNNNNNNNNNNNNNNNNNNNNNNNNNNNNNNNNNNNNNNNNNNNNNNNNNNNNNNNNNNNNNNNNNNNNNNNNNNNNNNNNNNNNNNNNNNNNNNNNNNNNNNNNNNNNNNNNNNNNNNNNNNNNNNNNNNNNNNNNNNNNNNNNNNNNNNNNNNNNNNNNNNNNNNNNNNNNNNNNNNNNNNNNNNNNNNNNNNNNNNNNNNNNNNNNNNNNNNNNNNNNNNNNNNNNNNNNNNNNNNNNNNNNNNNNNNNNNNNNNNNNNNNNNNNNNNNNNNNNNNNNNNNNNNNNNNNNNNNNNNNNNNNNNNNNNNNNNNNNNNNNNNNNNNNNNNNNNNNNNNNNNNNNNNNNNNNNNNNNNNNNNNCCATCTAACCAAAAGCATGGCAAAAGgaaatcaaaccaattgggggTCATCCTTTTAACCTATCCTTTTCATACCCACTACCTCTTTCAAACAAGAACCACGCGCCAAAGAAAAATAGGGGCAACTTTGTGAATCTCACGCGAAGTCTTCGCCCTGAAATTCATCGACCCATAATCCCAAGACTGGGGCAGCTTTACAGACCGCCTTTGAATTTTCACCCTAATTTTCATGAATCCAAACCCcagctcattttcccaaacaccAAACCGgggcaacaaaataaataaataaataaataaatataaaaaaaattggtatatCGAGTTTGTCTTGACCCTCACATATTACATCTCCTTTGGGGATTTTAGTGTCCGCGTGACTGTCCCAGCCTTCCAAACCATTCTAaacaactctctttcttt
The genomic region above belongs to Vigna radiata var. radiata cultivar VC1973A unplaced genomic scaffold, Vradiata_ver6 scaffold_339, whole genome shotgun sequence and contains:
- the LOC106778386 gene encoding uncharacterized protein LOC106778386, which gives rise to MENQGEVQEGMKADIQQLKGQKSQILEALNALQSPGDSQAPRPQPRASEAQTFPPYGLPPNYTPLSGEDLGHVDNQKVEDNVVEVEDKLGADTVVIHGETTQSGMANVIMTEQPEMKSSHYAVAPTGFEKLEMLEKKLRVIEGKDVFEFGDARKLCLVTDVVIPPKFKLPEFEKYRGNTCPGSHITMYCRKMAAYAHDEKLLIHFFQESLTGVALSWYMRLEPAHICSWKDLVDAFVRQYKYNKDLRPDRLQLQNMVKNESESFREYAQRWREIVAQVEPPLNDKEMTTIFLNTLQSPFYEHMISSVSSSFADIVVIGERVEGGIRNGKIALVPNMVASLNEYGPRREKNREPKTNSHLTAYSQTSHSYGSNRAIEQRKYNRNEKVVNFTPIPMTYAKLLPDLLRNNLIKVCPTRSVRPLYPKNYDINVRCDYHEGARGHSIEACKALKHKVQSLIDSGCLKFEESRSNTVARREFASANAMDK